A part of Bacteroidia bacterium genomic DNA contains:
- the rpoB gene encoding DNA-directed RNA polymerase subunit beta: MANTKDSNRISFSKIKKVIEYPDFLEVQLWSFREFMQVDTPPDKRKEEGLFKVFKENFPITDARENFVLEFLDYYIDPPRYSIEECKGRGLTYSVALKAKLFLYCTDPENEDFEPVTQEVYLGNIPYMTDNGTFIINGAERVVVSQLHRSPGVFFGQSYHANGSKLYSARIIPFKGSWIEFSTDVNNVMYSYIDRKKKFPVTTLMRAIGYSSDKDILEIFGLAEEVKINKANLKKCEGRKLAARILRTWTEDFVDEDTGEVVSITRNEVLFERDHIIEKDDIDQILDSGVASMILVAESTNAAEYSIIYNTLQKDNANSQSEAVDLIYRQLRNAEPPDEETARGVIDKLFFSDKRYDLGEVGRYRLNKKLHNTFDETSQVLTKSDIIKIVEYLVELQNSKTHVDDIDHLSNRRVRTVGEQLYSQFSVGLARMARTIRERMNIRDNEVFTPSDLINARTLSSVINSFFGTNQLSQFLDQTNPLSELTHKRRVSALGPGGLSRERAGFEVRDVHYTHYGRLCPIETPEGPNIGLISSLCTYAKINPMGFIETPYRKVEEGLVSEKATYLSAEEEDDTIIAQSNAPITDEGAFVNNKVKARRMGDFPVVEPDVVAFMDVAPNQIVSVAASLIPFLENDDANRALMGSNMQRQAVPLLKPEAPIVGTGIERKVAEDSRSMMKAEGSGVVDFVDGSKVVIRYDRTPTDDLISFDSSLVTYPMPKFQRTNQNTCVNLRPTVKTGQKVELGTVIADGYSTEDGELALGKNLLVAFMPWQGYNFEDAIVISERVVAEDVYTSIHIEEFELQVRDTKRGEEELTREIPNVSEDAIKHLDENGLIRVGAEVNPGDILIGKITPKGESDPTPEEKLLRAIFGDKAGDVKDASLRVPPSIQGVVIDKMLFSKEKKETKAKARDKKMLTTLEERYTSELAEIHQLMVSKLMALLGEEKSKGVKNKFNEEVIASGKRFSEKSLQALNFLDVIPADWTSDDSLNRSVEVLFRNYKRKYDLIEGKFRREEYQIRVGDELPSGILKLAKVYVAKKRKLKVGDKMAGRHGNKGVVAKIVPVEDMPFLDDGTPVDIVLNPLGVPSRMNLGQVYESILAWAGKKLGLKFATPIFDGATVDDVNDYLKKAKLPEYGVTRLLNGQSGERFSEATTVGVIYMLKLIHLVDDKMHSRSIGPYSLITQQPLGGKAQFGGQRFGEMEVWALEAFGAAHILREMLTVKSDDVVGRAKVYESIVKGDVLPIPGVPESFNVLIHELRGLALEVTLE; the protein is encoded by the coding sequence TTGGCTAATACAAAAGATTCCAACCGGATTTCATTCTCCAAGATCAAGAAGGTAATTGAATATCCGGATTTCCTGGAGGTTCAACTTTGGTCTTTCAGAGAATTTATGCAGGTGGACACTCCGCCTGATAAAAGGAAAGAAGAAGGGTTATTTAAAGTTTTTAAGGAAAATTTCCCAATAACCGATGCAAGGGAAAACTTCGTTCTTGAGTTCCTGGATTACTACATTGACCCGCCCCGCTATTCAATTGAGGAGTGTAAAGGCCGGGGGCTGACTTATTCTGTCGCCCTCAAAGCTAAACTTTTCCTCTACTGTACGGACCCGGAAAATGAAGACTTCGAGCCGGTAACTCAGGAAGTGTATTTGGGAAATATTCCCTACATGACCGATAACGGTACCTTTATCATTAATGGTGCCGAAAGAGTCGTTGTAAGCCAGCTTCACCGCTCACCCGGTGTATTCTTTGGCCAATCCTACCATGCCAATGGCTCTAAACTCTATTCGGCACGTATTATCCCTTTCAAAGGTTCCTGGATTGAATTTTCTACTGACGTAAATAACGTCATGTACTCCTACATTGACCGGAAGAAGAAATTCCCGGTCACAACCCTTATGCGGGCGATTGGTTATAGTTCGGACAAGGATATCCTTGAAATTTTCGGACTCGCTGAGGAGGTAAAGATCAATAAGGCTAACCTGAAAAAATGTGAAGGTCGTAAACTGGCAGCCCGGATCCTTCGCACTTGGACAGAAGACTTCGTCGATGAAGATACAGGAGAAGTGGTCTCCATTACCAGAAATGAGGTCCTCTTTGAAAGAGACCATATCATTGAAAAAGATGATATCGATCAGATTCTGGACTCAGGGGTGGCTTCTATGATCCTTGTTGCCGAATCTACCAATGCAGCTGAATATTCTATTATATATAATACTCTTCAGAAAGACAATGCCAACTCACAGAGTGAAGCCGTCGATCTGATCTACCGCCAGTTGCGTAATGCAGAACCACCAGATGAAGAAACCGCTCGCGGGGTAATCGATAAACTCTTCTTTAGCGACAAACGCTATGACCTCGGTGAAGTTGGGCGTTACCGGCTAAATAAAAAACTTCATAACACTTTTGATGAAACCAGCCAGGTGCTCACCAAAAGTGATATTATCAAGATTGTTGAATATCTGGTCGAACTCCAAAACAGCAAAACGCATGTTGACGATATTGACCACCTGAGCAATCGTCGTGTAAGAACTGTCGGAGAGCAACTGTACTCTCAGTTTAGTGTAGGTCTCGCCCGTATGGCCCGTACCATTCGTGAGAGAATGAATATTCGGGACAATGAGGTATTTACACCTTCAGACCTTATCAACGCACGTACCCTCTCCAGTGTTATTAACTCTTTCTTCGGTACCAACCAGCTGAGCCAGTTTCTCGATCAGACGAATCCTCTCTCTGAGTTGACTCACAAGCGCAGGGTTTCTGCTCTTGGCCCAGGCGGTCTTTCCCGTGAAAGAGCGGGATTTGAGGTAAGGGACGTTCACTATACTCACTACGGAAGACTTTGCCCGATTGAGACCCCTGAAGGTCCAAACATTGGTCTTATTTCTTCTTTGTGTACGTATGCTAAAATCAATCCTATGGGATTCATTGAAACGCCGTACCGTAAAGTTGAAGAAGGACTTGTCTCCGAAAAGGCTACCTACCTGAGTGCGGAAGAAGAAGACGATACCATCATCGCGCAGTCCAATGCACCTATTACTGATGAAGGAGCATTTGTCAATAATAAAGTAAAAGCCCGTAGAATGGGCGACTTCCCGGTTGTTGAACCGGATGTCGTTGCTTTCATGGATGTTGCACCCAATCAGATTGTCTCTGTTGCTGCTTCACTTATTCCTTTCCTGGAAAATGATGATGCCAACCGTGCACTCATGGGTTCCAACATGCAACGTCAGGCTGTACCGCTGCTGAAACCTGAAGCACCTATCGTAGGAACGGGTATTGAACGCAAAGTTGCAGAAGATTCCCGCTCTATGATGAAGGCTGAAGGATCTGGTGTTGTTGATTTTGTGGATGGTAGTAAAGTTGTGATCCGGTATGACCGTACCCCAACTGATGACCTGATCAGCTTCGACTCCAGTCTTGTCACCTATCCGATGCCTAAATTCCAGCGGACCAACCAAAATACCTGCGTGAACCTTCGTCCTACTGTAAAAACAGGGCAAAAGGTGGAACTGGGTACGGTAATCGCCGATGGATATTCCACAGAAGATGGTGAATTGGCCCTTGGGAAAAATCTTCTGGTGGCATTTATGCCATGGCAGGGATATAATTTTGAGGATGCGATTGTAATTTCTGAAAGGGTGGTTGCCGAAGACGTTTATACCTCTATCCATATTGAAGAGTTTGAACTTCAGGTTAGAGATACCAAACGTGGAGAGGAAGAACTCACCCGGGAGATTCCAAACGTCAGTGAAGATGCGATCAAACATCTGGACGAAAACGGGCTGATCCGCGTAGGTGCAGAAGTAAATCCCGGTGATATCCTGATCGGAAAAATTACACCTAAAGGAGAGTCTGATCCAACCCCGGAAGAAAAATTGCTCAGAGCGATCTTTGGCGATAAGGCGGGTGATGTAAAAGATGCCTCTCTTCGGGTGCCGCCATCCATTCAGGGTGTGGTCATTGACAAAATGCTTTTCTCTAAAGAAAAGAAAGAAACCAAGGCCAAAGCCAGAGATAAAAAGATGCTTACCACTTTGGAAGAGCGATATACATCAGAACTTGCTGAAATCCATCAACTGATGGTTTCCAAGCTGATGGCATTGCTCGGTGAAGAAAAATCCAAGGGGGTTAAGAATAAATTCAATGAAGAAGTAATTGCTTCAGGTAAGAGATTTAGCGAAAAATCTCTCCAGGCACTCAACTTCCTTGATGTGATTCCTGCGGACTGGACTTCGGATGATAGCCTTAACCGTAGTGTTGAAGTGCTTTTCCGGAATTACAAGCGCAAATACGATCTGATCGAAGGAAAATTCCGCAGAGAAGAATATCAGATAAGAGTGGGAGATGAGTTGCCGTCCGGTATTCTGAAACTGGCAAAAGTGTATGTTGCCAAAAAACGGAAACTGAAAGTCGGGGATAAAATGGCGGGTCGCCACGGAAACAAAGGGGTTGTAGCCAAGATTGTTCCGGTAGAAGACATGCCATTCCTTGATGATGGAACACCTGTCGACATTGTACTTAACCCACTGGGGGTACCTTCTCGTATGAACCTGGGACAGGTATATGAGAGTATCCTCGCATGGGCAGGTAAAAAACTCGGTCTGAAGTTCGCTACGCCGATCTTTGACGGTGCTACCGTTGATGATGTAAATGATTATCTGAAGAAGGCAAAACTTCCTGAATATGGAGTTACCCGCCTGCTCAATGGTCAGTCTGGCGAACGCTTCAGTGAAGCTACTACTGTCGGTGTGATTTATATGCTTAAGCTGATCCACCTGGTAGACGATAAGATGCACTCACGTTCGATCGGTCCATACTCGTTGATTACACAACAGCCGCTGGGTGGTAAAGCTCAGTTTGGTGGACAACGTTTTGGAGAGATGGAAGTGTGGGCATTGGAAGCTTTCGGCGCAGCGCATATCCTCAGGGAAATGCTTACAGTTAAGTCTGACGATGTCGTAGGTAGAGCAAAAGTCTATGAGTCAATTGTAAAAGGTGATGTGCTTCCGATCCCGGGGGTACCAGAATCCTTTAACGTATTGATTCACGAACTCAGAGGTCTGGCCCTTGAGGTGACCCTGGAGTAA
- the rpoC gene encoding DNA-directed RNA polymerase subunit beta', producing the protein MPIAKNTKITSDFSRITVSLASPEAILNRSNGEVLKPETINYRTYKPEKDGLFCERIFGPVKDYECHCGKYKRIRYKGIICDRCGVEVTEKKVRRERMGHIQLVVPVAHIWYFRTLPSKIGYLLGLTSKKLDQVIYYERYVVINPGVLENEGIQKMDFLTEEEYLTHMETLPKDNMMLPDEDPQKFIAKMGAEALEMLLSTIDLDDLSYTLRQRAANESSQQRKNDALKRLKVVEAFRSANRRMENKPEWMVVRIVPVIPPELRPLVPLEGGRFATSDLNDLYRRVIIRNNRLKRLIEIKAPEVILRNEKRMLQEAVDSLFDNTRKVNAVRSDSNRALKSLSDMLKGKQGRFRQNLLGKRVDYSGRSVIVVGPNLKLYECGLPKSMAAELFKPFVIRKLIERGIVKTVKSAKKLVDRRDPVIWDILENTLKGHPVLLNRAPTLHRLGIQAFMPRLVEGKAIQLHPLVCTGFNADFDGDQMAVHVPLSNEACLEAIVLMLAGHNILHPANGTPITLPTQDMVLGVYYLTKGRPKQKGEGLLFGSPEEVEIAYNEGVVAKHAYIKLRHFKYDDNGEIQMGEDGNPLKEIIETTVGRVMFNKIVPKGAGYVNILLSKKSMRTVIMDIFLRVGLVDTVKFLDDLKDLGFQEAFKGGLSFSLGEVIIPVEKDILIKEAENKIEDVAASYAMGLITENERYNQVIDIWTHTNSRLTETLMKQLSEDKDGFNNIYMMFHSGARGSKEQIRQLGGMRGLMAKPQKTLKGSAGEIIENPILANFKEGLSVLEYFISTHGARKGLADTALKTADAGYLTRRLVDVAQDVIITEEDCGTLRGITTTALKENEDVIQPLGERILGRVSLNDVIDPLNPDVIIVGAGEEITEAVMNAIDETAIEEVEIRSVLTCESKMGVCAKCYGRNLANNQMVEAGEAVGVVAAQSIGEPGTQLTLRTFHVGGTAQRVTSASQLIAKFPGRVELENVRFVEREVEDDDEPVRIIISRTGKLKIVDEQSRILFSNKVPYGSYLYVNDGEHVEKGMMLCKWDPYNSVIISEFEGKIQLDDVKEGVTYLEDIDEQTGHKEKVIIDSRDKAINPTIIILNKKGEELRSYNLPVGAHLVAGNGESVTAGQIMVKIPRSGGGTADITGGLPRVTELFEARNPSNPAVVTAIEGVVKLGGIKRGNREVFIISPDGSDERRYLVSLNKHILVHDGDYVMSGEMLSDGAIAPKDILSIKGPSAVQSYIVNEIQEVYRMQGVPINDKHIEVIVRQMMQKVEIVDAGDTIFLEKEVVNRLDFQEENDWIFDKLVIEEPGDSTSLKPGQIVSQRRLRDENSGLRRQDLKLVKAREARSAVCQPVLMGITRASLGTKSWLSAASFQETTKVLSEAAITAKTDDLGGLKENVIVGHLVPAGTGLRKYHDILVGDMEEYKDRMDGRETSARNTSTVISD; encoded by the coding sequence ATGCCCATAGCTAAAAACACCAAAATCACCAGTGATTTCAGTCGAATCACCGTAAGCCTTGCTTCTCCTGAAGCGATTCTGAACCGTTCGAATGGTGAGGTGCTAAAGCCTGAAACCATCAACTACCGGACATATAAGCCGGAGAAGGACGGGCTGTTTTGTGAACGGATCTTTGGCCCTGTGAAAGACTATGAATGTCACTGCGGGAAGTACAAAAGAATCCGTTATAAGGGAATTATCTGCGACCGTTGTGGCGTGGAAGTTACCGAAAAGAAAGTCCGCCGTGAGCGGATGGGGCATATCCAGTTGGTTGTGCCTGTAGCGCATATCTGGTATTTCCGTACTCTGCCAAGTAAAATTGGTTATCTGCTGGGCCTTACTTCCAAAAAACTGGACCAGGTCATTTACTATGAAAGGTATGTGGTCATCAATCCAGGGGTATTGGAAAATGAGGGTATTCAGAAAATGGACTTCCTAACGGAAGAAGAGTATCTGACCCACATGGAAACGCTGCCCAAAGATAATATGATGCTGCCGGATGAAGATCCGCAGAAGTTTATCGCTAAAATGGGGGCCGAAGCACTTGAAATGTTGCTTAGTACGATTGATCTCGATGATCTTTCCTACACACTTCGTCAACGTGCAGCGAATGAGTCTTCTCAGCAGAGAAAAAATGATGCGCTGAAGCGTTTGAAGGTTGTCGAAGCTTTCCGCTCGGCAAACCGCAGAATGGAAAATAAACCCGAATGGATGGTGGTGCGAATTGTACCGGTAATTCCTCCGGAACTTCGCCCTCTGGTGCCTTTGGAAGGTGGCCGCTTTGCAACTTCTGACCTTAACGATCTCTACCGCCGGGTAATCATTCGTAACAACCGTCTCAAGCGCCTGATCGAAATTAAAGCGCCTGAAGTAATTCTCCGCAATGAAAAGCGGATGCTTCAGGAAGCCGTTGACTCGCTGTTTGATAATACCCGTAAAGTAAATGCCGTAAGATCTGATTCCAACAGAGCGCTGAAGTCTCTTTCTGATATGCTCAAAGGAAAGCAGGGGCGTTTCCGTCAAAACCTTCTGGGTAAAAGGGTTGACTACTCTGGTCGTTCTGTAATTGTGGTTGGACCTAACTTGAAACTCTATGAGTGTGGTCTTCCTAAATCCATGGCGGCTGAATTATTTAAGCCTTTCGTTATCCGGAAGCTCATCGAACGGGGGATCGTAAAAACAGTCAAGAGCGCGAAAAAACTTGTTGACCGTCGCGACCCTGTGATTTGGGATATCCTCGAAAATACGCTGAAAGGCCACCCGGTTCTCCTCAACCGTGCGCCAACGCTTCACCGTTTAGGTATTCAGGCTTTTATGCCTCGTCTGGTTGAAGGTAAGGCGATCCAGCTTCACCCGTTGGTTTGTACGGGCTTTAACGCTGACTTTGACGGTGACCAAATGGCGGTGCACGTACCGCTGAGCAATGAGGCTTGTCTTGAGGCTATCGTACTGATGCTTGCCGGACACAATATTCTTCACCCTGCCAACGGAACACCTATTACTCTTCCTACTCAGGACATGGTATTAGGGGTGTACTACCTTACCAAAGGTCGTCCAAAGCAGAAAGGAGAAGGCTTGCTTTTTGGAAGCCCTGAAGAAGTCGAAATTGCTTATAATGAAGGAGTAGTTGCCAAACACGCCTATATCAAACTTCGCCATTTCAAATACGATGATAATGGTGAAATTCAAATGGGCGAAGATGGTAACCCTTTAAAAGAAATCATCGAGACCACCGTCGGACGGGTAATGTTTAATAAAATCGTTCCCAAAGGTGCCGGCTATGTAAATATTCTTCTTTCGAAGAAGTCCATGCGTACGGTTATCATGGATATTTTCCTCCGGGTGGGGCTTGTTGATACGGTTAAATTCCTCGATGACCTTAAAGATCTTGGTTTCCAGGAAGCTTTTAAAGGTGGGCTCTCTTTCTCATTGGGTGAGGTTATTATCCCTGTCGAGAAAGACATACTTATCAAAGAAGCCGAAAATAAGATTGAAGATGTGGCTGCCAGCTATGCCATGGGTCTTATTACGGAAAATGAGAGATATAACCAGGTAATTGACATCTGGACTCATACCAACTCCCGCCTGACAGAGACGCTGATGAAGCAGTTGAGCGAGGATAAGGATGGGTTTAACAACATCTATATGATGTTCCATTCCGGAGCCAGGGGTTCCAAGGAACAGATTCGTCAGCTTGGCGGTATGCGTGGTCTGATGGCTAAACCACAGAAAACGCTTAAAGGCTCTGCCGGTGAAATTATTGAGAACCCGATTCTCGCAAATTTCAAGGAAGGACTTTCTGTATTGGAATACTTCATCTCTACCCACGGTGCACGTAAAGGTCTCGCGGATACAGCGCTTAAAACGGCTGATGCCGGGTATCTTACCCGCCGTCTCGTAGACGTAGCGCAGGACGTGATCATTACAGAGGAAGATTGTGGAACGCTTCGTGGTATTACAACTACGGCTCTTAAAGAAAACGAGGACGTGATTCAGCCATTAGGTGAGCGTATTCTCGGTCGTGTATCTCTGAATGATGTAATTGATCCATTGAATCCCGATGTAATCATCGTCGGTGCCGGTGAAGAAATTACGGAAGCGGTTATGAACGCGATCGATGAAACGGCTATCGAAGAAGTGGAAATTCGTTCCGTACTTACCTGTGAATCCAAAATGGGTGTTTGTGCCAAATGCTACGGTCGTAACCTGGCTAACAACCAAATGGTTGAAGCAGGGGAAGCTGTTGGCGTTGTCGCTGCTCAATCTATCGGAGAACCAGGTACACAGCTTACCCTTCGTACTTTCCACGTGGGTGGTACTGCACAAAGGGTTACCTCGGCAAGCCAGTTGATCGCCAAATTCCCCGGTCGTGTGGAACTTGAAAACGTAAGGTTTGTTGAGCGTGAAGTAGAGGATGACGACGAGCCAGTGCGGATCATCATTAGCCGTACCGGTAAACTCAAAATTGTCGATGAGCAGTCCAGAATTCTCTTCTCCAACAAAGTACCTTACGGGTCTTACCTTTATGTAAATGATGGTGAGCATGTAGAAAAAGGAATGATGCTGTGTAAATGGGATCCATATAACTCCGTTATTATCTCTGAGTTTGAGGGTAAAATACAGCTGGATGATGTAAAAGAAGGGGTAACTTATCTGGAGGATATCGACGAACAGACCGGACACAAAGAGAAGGTCATTATCGATAGCCGCGATAAAGCTATCAACCCGACAATTATCATTCTGAATAAAAAAGGTGAAGAGCTTAGAAGTTATAACCTTCCCGTAGGCGCGCACCTCGTAGCTGGAAACGGTGAATCTGTTACTGCCGGTCAGATTATGGTGAAAATTCCAAGATCTGGTGGTGGTACTGCGGATATCACGGGTGGTCTGCCAAGGGTAACCGAGCTTTTCGAAGCACGTAACCCCTCTAACCCAGCCGTTGTAACAGCTATTGAAGGTGTGGTTAAACTGGGTGGAATTAAGCGTGGTAACAGGGAAGTATTTATTATCTCCCCTGATGGCTCTGACGAAAGACGTTATCTGGTTTCCCTCAACAAACATATTCTTGTTCATGACGGGGATTATGTAATGTCCGGAGAGATGCTTTCTGATGGAGCGATCGCACCTAAGGACATCCTCTCGATCAAAGGCCCAAGCGCTGTTCAGTCATATATTGTGAATGAAATCCAGGAAGTTTACCGTATGCAAGGTGTACCTATCAACGATAAACATATCGAAGTGATCGTGCGCCAGATGATGCAAAAAGTAGAAATCGTGGATGCTGGTGATACAATTTTCCTTGAAAAAGAAGTTGTAAACCGTCTGGATTTCCAGGAAGAGAATGACTGGATTTTTGACAAATTGGTAATTGAAGAACCAGGAGATTCTACAAGTCTGAAGCCGGGACAAATAGTCTCTCAGCGCAGATTGCGGGACGAAAACTCCGGGCTTCGCCGTCAGGATCTGAAACTGGTAAAAGCCAGAGAAGCCAGATCGGCAGTTTGTCAGCCCGTACTGATGGGTATTACCCGGGCATCCCTGGGTACCAAGTCGTGGCTCTCAGCTGCGTCCTTCCAGGAAACTACCAAAGTACTGAGCGAAGCTGCAATTACAGCAAAAACAGATGACCTCGGAGGTCTGAAGGAGAACGTAATCGTTGGGCACCTCGTACCAGCCGGAACAGGACTTCGTAAGTACCACGACATTCTCGTGGGAGATATGGAAGAATACAAAGACCGGATGGATGGACGGGAGACAAGTGCCAGAAATACTTCTACCGTGATTTCCGACTAG
- a CDS encoding energy transducer TonB — MTQVITASLDEMVFEGREKDYGAFSLRKSYPHHLLAGTTVIGITAFLLTFGPLIAKSMGFYQVVPYEKEKIAIVINPFEIPQPPAIDEETPELPPPPRIEKDLRTLAYLIPEPTPEEDLDDDEASIVLIDSLKDVPNIGLIDKAGADEIAFFPGELDGTGSIPEVIVEREVPIDVFIVADEEPQPVNMSEVQKLIGYPQIARDAGIQGSVIVRVLVDKKGNYTKHKVINQVHPILEKAVTDHIDKLQFTPAIQGKKPIQFWVNIPFNFKLL; from the coding sequence ATGACACAAGTAATCACCGCATCTCTGGACGAAATGGTCTTCGAAGGCCGGGAGAAAGACTATGGAGCCTTTTCGCTTCGTAAAAGCTATCCCCATCACCTATTAGCCGGAACAACCGTCATTGGTATCACAGCCTTTCTCCTTACGTTTGGGCCTCTCATTGCCAAAAGTATGGGGTTTTATCAGGTAGTACCATATGAAAAAGAAAAAATAGCCATTGTTATTAACCCGTTTGAAATCCCCCAGCCGCCTGCAATCGACGAAGAAACCCCAGAACTTCCCCCACCGCCCCGCATCGAAAAAGATTTGCGAACCTTAGCCTATCTGATTCCGGAACCAACACCGGAAGAGGATTTAGATGATGACGAAGCGTCGATTGTTTTGATAGATTCCCTGAAGGACGTCCCGAATATTGGGCTGATCGACAAAGCGGGTGCGGATGAAATCGCATTTTTCCCGGGAGAGCTAGACGGAACAGGGAGTATTCCCGAAGTTATTGTTGAGCGCGAAGTGCCTATTGATGTCTTTATTGTTGCAGACGAAGAACCTCAACCCGTCAACATGAGTGAAGTTCAAAAGTTGATTGGTTATCCGCAAATTGCTCGGGATGCCGGGATACAAGGGAGTGTAATTGTAAGGGTATTGGTCGATAAAAAAGGGAATTATACCAAACACAAAGTGATCAATCAGGTACACCCGATCCTTGAAAAAGCTGTAACAGATCATATTGATAAACTTCAGTTTACACCTGCCATTCAAGGTAAAAAACCCATCCAGTTTTGGGTGAATATCCCCTTTAATTTCAAGCTTTTATGA
- a CDS encoding phosphoribosylglycinamide formyltransferase produces MAASSPIRIAIFASGGGSNAKTILTRFQEYPEGEVVLLVTNNPESGVVHFGEEFSVPVEILTREKFSDGTYLNALMQRYHIDLIVLAGYLKLIPAQTVSQFPQRILNIHPALLPAYGGRGMYGMNIHKNVIKDGASHSGITIHFVNEVYDQGEIVFQEAIAVDKNWSPEDLQKEVQKLEHQYFSEVIKKVCENLLRQNNNL; encoded by the coding sequence TTGGCTGCATCTTCACCCATTCGTATCGCAATATTTGCCTCAGGTGGTGGCTCAAATGCGAAGACTATTCTTACCCGTTTTCAGGAGTATCCGGAAGGCGAAGTAGTATTGCTGGTAACTAATAATCCGGAGTCTGGAGTTGTGCATTTTGGTGAAGAGTTTTCTGTGCCGGTCGAGATTCTCACCAGAGAAAAATTTTCCGATGGAACATATCTCAATGCACTTATGCAGCGTTATCATATAGATCTGATTGTGCTGGCTGGTTATCTTAAACTTATCCCGGCGCAAACCGTTTCACAATTCCCCCAAAGAATTCTTAATATCCATCCGGCCTTATTGCCCGCTTATGGAGGAAGGGGAATGTATGGTATGAATATTCATAAAAACGTTATAAAAGATGGTGCTTCTCATTCAGGCATCACCATACATTTTGTGAATGAAGTATATGACCAGGGAGAAATCGTCTTTCAGGAGGCTATAGCGGTAGATAAAAACTGGTCACCTGAAGACCTCCAGAAAGAAGTGCAAAAACTTGAGCATCAGTATTTTTCGGAGGTAATCAAAAAAGTGTGTGAAAACTTACTCAGGCAAAATAATAATTTGTAA
- the purH gene encoding bifunctional phosphoribosylaminoimidazolecarboxamide formyltransferase/IMP cyclohydrolase gives MGGDIRIRSALISVYHKEGLEPLIRELITREVVLYSTGGTAEYLRTLGADVVEVADLTGYPSILGGRVKTLHPKVHGGILARRGNQTDVAELDTYDIPVIDLVIVDLYPFEATVKSGADEVAIIEKIDIGGIALIRAAAKNFEDVTCIPSQKYYSALTEILSAQDGFISPAQRKMFAGAAFDTSSHYDAQIFRYLSPESPSLKISHQEPMVLRYGENPHQKGYYYGDLSSQFEQLNGKALSYNNLVDIDGALQLTDEFSEPFFAIIKHTNPCGCAIGTDLSDAWEKALAGDPVSAFGGILACNRAVDSQVAASIDKLFFEVLIAPDYSEDALAILRQKKNRILLKRIQPKQPAQMIKGAVNGLLVQDRDTVKLNETDIAVKTTRKPVRQEITDAIFGDTVCKHLKSNAIAIVRNGQLIGSGVGQTSRVDAIRQAIRKALDMGFELSGSVLASDAFFPFKDSVEIANEHGIRVIVEPGGSVRDEETINFCENNDMCLIFTGVRHFKH, from the coding sequence ATGGGAGGAGATATTCGCATTCGGTCGGCATTAATTTCTGTTTACCATAAAGAGGGATTGGAGCCATTGATCCGGGAATTGATTACCCGGGAGGTTGTGCTGTACTCAACCGGAGGTACTGCAGAGTATTTGCGTACACTGGGTGCTGATGTTGTCGAAGTTGCGGATCTTACCGGTTACCCTTCTATTCTTGGCGGCAGAGTAAAGACGCTTCACCCCAAAGTGCATGGCGGTATCCTTGCACGCCGGGGAAATCAGACAGATGTAGCAGAACTGGATACGTATGATATACCCGTAATTGATTTGGTAATTGTAGATCTGTACCCATTCGAAGCTACCGTAAAAAGCGGGGCTGATGAAGTTGCTATAATTGAGAAAATAGATATTGGGGGCATTGCGCTTATCCGTGCGGCTGCCAAAAATTTTGAGGATGTAACCTGCATCCCCTCCCAAAAATACTACTCTGCCCTGACCGAAATTCTTTCAGCGCAGGATGGCTTTATTTCTCCCGCCCAAAGGAAAATGTTTGCCGGGGCAGCATTTGACACTTCTTCACATTATGACGCGCAAATTTTCCGCTACCTGAGTCCGGAATCTCCCAGCCTGAAGATTTCTCATCAGGAGCCAATGGTATTGCGTTATGGAGAAAATCCTCATCAGAAGGGTTATTATTATGGAGATTTGAGCAGCCAGTTTGAACAACTCAACGGCAAAGCCCTGAGCTACAACAACCTGGTGGACATCGATGGTGCACTGCAGCTTACCGATGAGTTCTCTGAACCATTTTTTGCTATCATTAAACATACCAATCCCTGTGGATGTGCGATCGGAACAGATCTCTCTGATGCATGGGAAAAAGCACTTGCAGGTGATCCGGTATCTGCTTTTGGCGGTATTCTTGCTTGTAACAGAGCAGTTGACAGTCAGGTTGCTGCATCGATCGATAAATTGTTTTTTGAAGTGCTGATCGCTCCGGACTATTCGGAAGATGCGCTTGCGATACTTCGGCAGAAAAAGAACCGGATTTTGCTAAAACGCATTCAGCCAAAGCAACCCGCCCAAATGATTAAGGGGGCGGTAAACGGGCTTTTGGTACAGGACAGAGATACGGTGAAGTTAAATGAAACTGATATTGCTGTAAAAACTACCCGTAAACCAGTCCGTCAGGAAATTACAGACGCGATATTTGGCGATACGGTCTGTAAACATCTAAAATCCAATGCTATTGCAATAGTCAGAAACGGGCAGTTGATTGGCAGTGGGGTAGGGCAGACTTCCCGTGTGGATGCGATCCGGCAGGCAATTCGGAAAGCATTGGATATGGGATTTGAACTTAGCGGCTCCGTACTGGCTTCAGATGCATTTTTTCCCTTTAAAGATTCCGTTGAAATCGCTAATGAACATGGCATCCGGGTGATTGTCGAGCCAGGAGGATCCGTAAGGGATGAAGAGACGATTAATTTTTGTGAAAATAACGATATGTGCTTAATTTTCACCGGAGTACGGCATTTTAAGCATTAA